In Salinigranum marinum, one DNA window encodes the following:
- a CDS encoding rubrerythrin-like domain-containing protein: protein MAHDPYSPPKTRTFECLDCGRRVDAEHQPVTCADCGGDLRDISVPSEQ, encoded by the coding sequence ATGGCCCACGACCCGTACTCCCCACCGAAAACCCGCACGTTCGAGTGCCTCGACTGCGGCCGTCGCGTCGACGCCGAGCACCAACCGGTGACGTGCGCCGACTGCGGCGGCGACCTGCGGGATATCAGCGTCCCGAGCGAGCAGTGA
- a CDS encoding DUF7097 family protein, which yields MERTPEGTSVGVDDPYEFASPCDHLTGDGRCRFALDHAGHDPAFADERRAADYACVAADGETQWRDCPHYRSTASDRACRRCGLEEVRMAHEPARPLVEEHHLSYHDRGTSHEITVTLCRWCHAKVHNSFARIDDDAAPVPEAVAAREDRRSKEQAEFGFSSARERYDASSRSADET from the coding sequence ATGGAGCGCACGCCCGAGGGAACGTCCGTCGGCGTCGACGACCCCTACGAGTTCGCTAGCCCGTGCGACCACCTGACGGGCGACGGTCGGTGCCGCTTCGCCCTCGACCACGCGGGTCACGATCCCGCGTTCGCCGACGAGCGCCGCGCGGCCGACTACGCCTGCGTCGCGGCCGACGGGGAGACGCAGTGGCGCGACTGCCCCCACTACCGCTCGACCGCGTCCGACCGGGCCTGCCGTCGCTGTGGCCTCGAAGAGGTGCGGATGGCCCACGAACCCGCCCGCCCCCTCGTCGAGGAACACCACCTGTCGTACCACGACCGGGGGACGAGCCACGAGATCACCGTGACGCTCTGTCGGTGGTGTCACGCCAAGGTGCACAACTCCTTCGCCCGGATCGACGACGATGCGGCCCCGGTTCCGGAGGCGGTCGCCGCGCGCGAGGACCGACGGAGCAAGGAACAGGCGGAGTTCGGCTTCTCCTCGGCCCGCGAGCGGTACGACGCCTCGTCGCGTTCGGCCGACGAAACGTAG
- a CDS encoding PAS domain S-box protein, with protein sequence MADPHARSTIRILHVDDDPDFVALTAEFLTHEDDRFEVLTETSATAVLDRLRDEGEEIDCVVSDYQMPGMDGLELLRAIRTQLPDQWLPFLLLTGRGSEEIAADALNAGASSYVRKGGPDTYEYVATRIHEDLQRARAEQNSARFFTLADALDDPVYVLDNEGQFTYVNDALTALVGYGRGELLGSDPSVIKDEKARAAGERHLARILSDDGPDSVTFEVEIQPKSGDPIPCEDHMGVLPYEGTDFQGSVGVLRDISERKARERALTEAKEHYRVLVEQNLIGLYITRGTELVYHNERFAELFGYPAESNVLAGESFLPLVEAADRERLEENLTGVEADHGESLREPYIGVRHGGETVNVELLARGIDLDDEPAVIGTVVDVNDDDERLWQLRRERDRLEESTSIVSHDLRGPLSVARGHVELARTGDDAASGDALSTVADALDRMDELLAELLTLAKQGEVVSDREAVDLPGVAESTWRNVATAGTTLEVTADGEIDADPGRIKAVFENLYRNSIDHTDGDVTVTVGDLDADGGARGFYVADDGPGIPADERTAVFESGYTTADDGTGFGLAIVAEIVEAHGWRIKVCEGRDGGARFEIRDREYPIRPRS encoded by the coding sequence ATGGCGGACCCCCACGCCCGGTCGACCATCCGGATCCTCCACGTCGACGACGATCCGGATTTCGTGGCGCTGACGGCCGAGTTCCTGACCCACGAGGACGACCGGTTCGAGGTCCTCACGGAGACCAGCGCGACCGCGGTGCTGGACCGTCTGCGCGACGAGGGCGAGGAGATCGACTGCGTCGTCAGCGACTACCAGATGCCGGGAATGGACGGGCTCGAACTCCTCCGGGCGATCCGGACTCAACTCCCCGACCAGTGGTTACCGTTTCTCCTCCTGACCGGCAGGGGATCGGAGGAGATCGCCGCCGACGCGCTCAACGCCGGCGCGTCAAGCTACGTCCGAAAAGGCGGTCCCGACACCTACGAGTACGTCGCCACGCGCATTCACGAAGACCTCCAGCGCGCCCGCGCCGAGCAGAACAGCGCCCGCTTTTTCACCCTCGCCGACGCGCTCGACGACCCCGTGTACGTCCTCGACAACGAGGGACAGTTCACCTACGTCAACGACGCGCTCACCGCGCTCGTCGGCTACGGCCGCGGCGAACTGCTCGGGAGCGACCCGTCGGTCATCAAGGACGAGAAGGCGCGGGCCGCCGGCGAACGGCACCTCGCCCGCATCCTGTCCGACGACGGTCCCGACAGCGTCACGTTCGAGGTGGAGATCCAGCCGAAGTCCGGCGATCCGATCCCCTGTGAGGACCACATGGGCGTGCTCCCGTACGAGGGCACGGATTTCCAGGGCTCGGTCGGCGTCCTGCGGGACATCTCCGAACGGAAGGCGCGCGAGCGCGCGCTCACGGAGGCCAAGGAGCACTACCGCGTCCTCGTCGAACAGAACCTCATCGGCCTCTACATCACCCGTGGGACCGAACTCGTCTACCACAACGAACGCTTCGCGGAGCTGTTCGGCTACCCCGCCGAGTCGAACGTGCTCGCGGGCGAGTCGTTCCTGCCGCTGGTCGAGGCGGCCGACCGCGAGCGACTCGAAGAGAACCTCACTGGCGTCGAGGCCGACCACGGCGAGTCGCTCCGCGAACCGTACATCGGGGTCCGCCACGGCGGGGAGACGGTCAACGTCGAACTCCTCGCCCGGGGGATCGACCTCGACGACGAACCTGCGGTGATCGGCACCGTCGTCGACGTGAACGACGACGACGAACGGCTCTGGCAACTTCGCCGGGAGCGCGACCGCCTCGAGGAGTCCACCAGCATCGTTAGCCACGACCTCCGGGGCCCGCTGAGTGTCGCCCGGGGACATGTCGAACTGGCCCGCACCGGCGACGACGCCGCGAGTGGCGACGCGCTGTCGACGGTCGCGGACGCGCTCGACAGAATGGACGAGTTGCTGGCCGAACTGCTGACGCTCGCCAAACAGGGCGAGGTCGTCAGCGACCGCGAGGCGGTCGACCTTCCGGGCGTCGCAGAGTCGACGTGGCGGAACGTCGCCACGGCCGGGACGACGCTCGAGGTGACCGCGGACGGGGAGATAGACGCGGACCCCGGCAGGATCAAGGCCGTCTTCGAGAACCTCTACAGGAACAGTATCGACCACACCGACGGCGACGTGACCGTCACCGTCGGCGACCTCGACGCGGACGGCGGAGCCCGTGGGTTCTACGTGGCGGACGACGGCCCCGGGATCCCCGCCGACGAGCGCACGGCCGTCTTCGAGTCCGGCTACACCACGGCCGACGACGGGACGGGGTTCGGCCTGGCCATCGTCGCGGAGATAGTCGAGGCGCACGGCTGGCGGATCAAGGTGTGTGAGGGTCGCGACGGCGGAGCGCGGTTCGAGATCCGGGACCGCGAGTACCCAATTCGACCCCGCTCGTGA
- a CDS encoding GMP synthase subunit A: protein MTRIVVIDNHGQFTHLEQRALRDLGVDADLVDNDTPPEEVAADADGVVLSGGPSIDRIGRSRDYLDPDLDLDVPVFGICLGMQLIADELGGSIGSGDYGGYADVDVDIVDDTDPLVGSLAPTTRVWASHADEVKELPPGFTLTAKSDVCAVEAMSDADRDLYGVQWHPEVAHTERGEEVFENFVARCRR from the coding sequence ATGACTCGTATCGTCGTCATCGACAACCACGGGCAGTTCACCCACCTGGAGCAGCGCGCGCTCCGCGACCTCGGGGTGGACGCCGATCTCGTCGACAACGACACCCCACCCGAGGAGGTCGCCGCGGACGCCGACGGCGTCGTCCTCTCCGGTGGCCCCTCGATCGACCGAATCGGCCGCTCGCGCGACTACCTCGACCCCGACCTCGACCTCGACGTCCCGGTGTTCGGGATCTGTCTCGGCATGCAGCTCATCGCGGACGAACTCGGCGGCTCCATCGGGAGTGGCGACTACGGCGGCTACGCCGACGTCGACGTCGACATCGTCGACGACACCGACCCTCTCGTCGGCTCGCTCGCGCCCACGACCCGGGTCTGGGCGAGCCACGCCGACGAGGTGAAGGAACTCCCGCCGGGCTTTACGCTCACGGCGAAGAGCGACGTCTGTGCCGTCGAGGCGATGAGCGACGCCGACCGCGACCTCTACGGCGTCCAGTGGCACCCCGAAGTGGCCCACACCGAGCGCGGCGAGGAAGTGTTCGAGAACTTCGTCGCCCGGTGTCGCCGCTGA
- a CDS encoding DUF2070 family protein, giving the protein MTATQSDLAGLSRFIFRAPNWYTSLGFALLLAAMAGIAAFDSGTATESWRRVFILGQDAWEGIFYIGIPTVIASVGTAGVDRFLGGKLTPNRSSLLALVCEVIVVVALTVAAVISVLTPLGQTFVFDVLVVALSSIFAFRLLVVMAVSRSSLPVAAVPASIQTVASAVLLFVYSGTVRFLEVGGPLLQAYMMPYLARADRAPPELLVVGPNHFTLLAITSLIYATAVYVFVRVIDRPWERSLGVSMLDFLRGFIGHIAEGSRELEDFFEQLGQEAIVPVTVLSFKRFDGTEKARWILPMIHPGPMGEIGGGNFPERVASRTEGLAFPPHATAGHDFNLVTEREVDTILDAADRAYRKITYSREATPSVRVQSGEAKLLAQGFDDDALLVSTYAPGFADDVEYAVGLSAAAEARTAGLDDVLLVDAHNSNNGLDGADLGHVTPGSKRSFDMIAAAGDAGTHLVTAPRGELELGTAWDATPWTPRDGIGPLGVRVTVTAVSDQTTAYVLVDGNNMEPGLRDRVVERLDRVVDVSEVMTTDTHIVNTVEADNQVGAAIDHDEFVALVADLVDAALVDREPVSAGMAMERAEVTVFGNDRTETLASHANAVVSMGGALAAAVILAAMAVSVLIFFLA; this is encoded by the coding sequence ATGACGGCGACACAGAGCGACCTCGCCGGGCTGTCGCGGTTCATCTTCCGCGCGCCGAACTGGTACACCAGTCTCGGCTTCGCCCTGCTCCTCGCCGCCATGGCCGGGATCGCGGCGTTCGACTCCGGAACCGCGACCGAGTCGTGGCGACGGGTGTTCATCCTCGGTCAGGACGCGTGGGAGGGCATCTTCTACATCGGCATCCCAACCGTGATCGCGTCCGTGGGAACCGCCGGCGTCGACCGTTTCCTCGGCGGGAAGCTCACGCCGAACCGCTCGTCGCTCCTGGCGCTGGTCTGTGAGGTCATCGTCGTGGTCGCCCTGACCGTCGCGGCGGTCATCAGCGTCCTCACGCCGCTCGGGCAGACGTTCGTCTTCGACGTGCTCGTCGTCGCGCTCTCGTCGATCTTCGCCTTCCGGCTGCTCGTGGTGATGGCCGTCTCGCGATCGTCGCTCCCCGTCGCGGCGGTCCCCGCGAGCATCCAGACCGTCGCTTCCGCCGTCCTGTTGTTCGTCTACAGCGGCACCGTTCGCTTTCTCGAGGTCGGTGGACCGCTCCTGCAGGCGTACATGATGCCGTACCTCGCCCGCGCGGACCGCGCGCCGCCGGAGCTGCTCGTCGTCGGCCCGAACCACTTCACCCTCCTCGCGATCACCTCGCTCATCTACGCCACCGCCGTCTACGTCTTCGTCCGCGTCATCGACCGGCCGTGGGAGCGCTCGCTCGGCGTCTCGATGCTTGACTTCCTTCGCGGCTTCATCGGCCACATCGCCGAGGGCTCCCGCGAGCTGGAGGACTTCTTCGAACAGCTGGGCCAGGAAGCGATCGTCCCCGTCACCGTCCTCTCGTTCAAGCGGTTCGACGGCACCGAGAAGGCGCGCTGGATCCTCCCGATGATCCACCCGGGACCGATGGGCGAGATCGGCGGCGGCAACTTCCCCGAACGCGTCGCCTCTCGGACGGAGGGGCTCGCGTTCCCGCCGCACGCGACCGCCGGCCACGACTTCAACCTCGTCACCGAGCGCGAGGTAGACACCATCCTCGACGCCGCCGACCGCGCCTACCGGAAGATCACCTACAGCCGCGAGGCGACCCCGAGCGTGCGCGTCCAGTCGGGGGAGGCGAAGCTGCTCGCACAGGGGTTCGACGACGACGCGCTCCTCGTCTCGACGTACGCCCCCGGCTTCGCCGACGACGTCGAGTACGCCGTCGGGCTCTCCGCCGCGGCCGAAGCGCGGACCGCGGGCCTCGACGACGTCCTGCTCGTCGACGCGCACAACTCCAACAACGGACTGGACGGGGCCGACCTCGGTCACGTCACCCCCGGCTCGAAACGCTCGTTCGACATGATCGCCGCGGCGGGCGACGCGGGGACCCACCTCGTCACTGCGCCGCGCGGCGAACTGGAACTCGGGACCGCGTGGGACGCGACGCCGTGGACGCCTCGGGATGGGATCGGCCCGCTCGGGGTCCGCGTCACGGTCACGGCCGTCAGCGACCAGACGACCGCCTACGTCCTCGTCGACGGCAACAACATGGAGCCAGGACTTCGCGACCGCGTCGTCGAACGCCTGGACAGGGTCGTCGACGTGAGCGAGGTGATGACGACCGACACCCACATCGTCAACACCGTCGAGGCGGACAACCAGGTCGGCGCGGCCATCGACCACGACGAGTTCGTCGCGCTCGTCGCCGACCTCGTCGACGCGGCGCTCGTGGACCGCGAACCCGTCTCCGCGGGGATGGCGATGGAGCGCGCCGAGGTGACGGTGTTCGGGAACGACCGGACGGAGACGCTCGCCAGCCACGCGAACGCCGTCGTCTCGATGGGCGGTGCGCTCGCCGCGGCGGTCATCCTCGCGGCGATGGCCGTCAGCGTCCTCATCTTCTTCCTCGCCTGA
- a CDS encoding HVO_0649 family zinc finger protein, which translates to MSLRRDWGTTPLDRLKAQYDRDLRCRECGFEDTVGAWQARTTGDRVSYRHVCPSCGAIETRTLRLTD; encoded by the coding sequence ATGTCTCTACGGCGCGACTGGGGGACGACGCCGTTGGATCGGCTGAAAGCGCAGTACGATCGGGACCTTCGCTGTCGCGAGTGCGGCTTCGAGGACACGGTCGGTGCGTGGCAGGCCCGGACGACCGGCGACCGGGTCAGCTACCGTCACGTCTGTCCGAGTTGCGGCGCGATCGAGACCCGGACGCTCAGACTGACGGACTGA
- a CDS encoding DUF3194 domain-containing protein, with protein MPTDEEVVQTAAEAAEGLIFDRYKQSAVRDVDVTVTFEEGVLDVDIYLNAPDDEKAQRVADEAARAAQDAVDDLFAAEDAAGSDQ; from the coding sequence ATGCCGACCGACGAGGAGGTCGTTCAGACGGCCGCGGAGGCCGCCGAGGGCCTCATCTTCGACCGGTACAAGCAGAGCGCGGTGCGTGACGTCGACGTCACGGTCACCTTCGAGGAGGGCGTCCTCGACGTGGATATCTACCTGAACGCGCCCGACGACGAGAAGGCCCAGCGGGTCGCCGACGAGGCCGCGCGCGCGGCGCAGGACGCCGTCGACGACCTCTTCGCCGCCGAGGACGCGGCCGGGTCGGACCAGTAA
- a CDS encoding prefoldin subunit beta yields the protein MQGSLPPEAQEKLEELQDLQETAQQVAAQKQSAESTLNDSKTALEALDEMDEETVMYREVGELLVETEYDEAYDDLEDRVDSLEIRVEQLTKQEERVQEQFESLQQELQQMLQGGAGGGPMGPGGAGGD from the coding sequence ATGCAGGGAAGCCTACCGCCGGAAGCGCAGGAGAAACTCGAAGAACTGCAGGACCTCCAGGAGACCGCCCAGCAGGTCGCCGCCCAGAAGCAGTCCGCCGAGTCGACGCTCAACGACTCGAAGACCGCCCTCGAGGCGCTCGACGAGATGGACGAGGAGACCGTCATGTACCGCGAGGTCGGCGAACTGCTCGTCGAGACGGAGTACGACGAGGCGTACGACGACCTCGAAGACCGCGTCGACTCCCTGGAGATCCGTGTCGAACAGCTGACCAAACAGGAAGAGCGCGTCCAGGAGCAGTTCGAGAGCCTCCAGCAGGAACTCCAGCAGATGCTCCAGGGCGGTGCCGGTGGCGGCCCGATGGGTCCCGGCGGCGCCGGCGGCGACTGA
- a CDS encoding KEOPS complex subunit Pcc1, whose protein sequence is MHATLEYAHAVSLSFDYDDERRARIVADAVAVEVGEIDDDRSTATVDRDGRALQVDVFAHDLVALRAGVNTWIRLVETAEDTCALAG, encoded by the coding sequence GTGCACGCGACTCTCGAGTACGCACACGCTGTCTCTCTGTCGTTCGACTACGACGACGAGCGCCGCGCCCGGATCGTCGCCGACGCCGTGGCCGTCGAGGTCGGCGAGATCGACGACGACCGCTCGACTGCGACCGTCGACCGCGACGGGCGGGCCCTCCAGGTGGACGTGTTCGCCCACGACCTCGTCGCGTTGCGCGCGGGCGTGAATACGTGGATCCGGTTGGTCGAGACCGCCGAAGACACGTGCGCGCTGGCCGGATAA
- a CDS encoding DNA-directed RNA polymerase subunit P, whose amino-acid sequence MSYKCSRCKRDVELDEYGGVRCPFCGHRVLLKERAPTIKEVPVE is encoded by the coding sequence ATGAGCTACAAGTGCTCCCGCTGCAAGCGTGACGTCGAACTCGACGAGTACGGCGGCGTCCGCTGTCCGTTCTGCGGACACCGCGTCCTCCTGAAGGAGCGCGCCCCGACAATCAAGGAAGTCCCCGTCGAGTGA
- a CDS encoding 50S ribosomal protein L37ae, producing MADKKTSKVGSAGRFGARYGRVARRRVKEIEGEMRSSTVDGDDVTRVGTGIWENERTGELFTGGAYRPQTPGGKQVSRSIRAALSTDGEE from the coding sequence ATGGCCGACAAGAAGACGAGTAAGGTCGGGAGCGCCGGCCGGTTCGGGGCCCGGTACGGTCGCGTGGCCCGACGACGCGTCAAGGAGATCGAAGGCGAGATGCGGAGTTCGACAGTCGACGGCGACGACGTCACGCGCGTCGGCACGGGGATCTGGGAGAACGAGCGCACGGGCGAACTGTTCACCGGCGGCGCGTACCGCCCGCAGACGCCCGGTGGCAAACAGGTCAGCCGGTCGATCCGCGCGGCGCTCAGCACCGACGGCGAAGAGTAA
- a CDS encoding NAD-dependent epimerase/dehydratase family protein: MTVRPLHVVVGTGPVGLSVVRELRVREHAVRVVNRRGVAEVHADVEVVAADVTDHDAARRACDGAAVVYNCTNAPYTDWPTAFPPIWEGVLAGAAAADAVLVCADNVYCYGAVDGPVTEDLPWDADSRKGRTRAEMARRVLDAHDAGVVRAAIGRASDFYGPGVHDSVVGERVFGNLLQGRKAEVLGDPDKPHTYTYVEDFGRALVTLGSDERAWGEVWHVPSPPTLSTREFVELVAEAIGVEPRMRVAPGWLLRLAGVVSPTMRELAELRYEFEEPFVVSHEKFAATFDVEPTTHRAAIDETVAWYRSRDVTATV, translated from the coding sequence ATGACAGTACGACCGCTCCACGTCGTCGTCGGTACCGGTCCGGTCGGTCTCAGCGTCGTCCGCGAACTCCGGGTACGCGAGCACGCGGTCCGGGTGGTGAACCGCCGCGGCGTCGCCGAGGTTCACGCGGACGTCGAGGTCGTCGCGGCAGACGTCACGGACCACGACGCCGCCCGGCGCGCCTGTGACGGTGCCGCCGTCGTCTACAACTGCACGAACGCGCCTTACACCGACTGGCCGACGGCGTTCCCGCCGATCTGGGAGGGCGTGCTCGCGGGGGCCGCGGCGGCCGACGCGGTGCTCGTTTGCGCGGACAACGTCTACTGTTACGGCGCGGTCGACGGCCCCGTCACCGAGGACCTGCCGTGGGACGCCGACTCGCGGAAAGGGCGCACCCGCGCGGAGATGGCCCGCCGCGTCCTCGACGCACACGACGCCGGCGTCGTCCGCGCGGCAATCGGCCGCGCGTCGGACTTCTACGGCCCCGGCGTCCACGACTCCGTCGTCGGCGAGCGCGTCTTCGGGAACCTCCTCCAGGGGAGGAAAGCCGAGGTGCTCGGCGACCCCGACAAGCCCCACACCTACACGTACGTCGAGGACTTCGGCCGTGCGCTGGTCACGCTCGGGAGCGACGAGCGGGCGTGGGGCGAGGTGTGGCACGTGCCGTCGCCACCGACGCTCTCGACGCGGGAGTTCGTCGAACTCGTCGCCGAGGCGATCGGCGTCGAGCCCCGGATGCGCGTGGCACCCGGCTGGCTGCTCCGACTGGCCGGCGTCGTCTCGCCGACGATGCGCGAACTCGCCGAACTGCGCTATGAGTTCGAGGAGCCGTTCGTCGTCTCCCACGAGAAGTTCGCCGCGACGTTCGACGTCGAGCCGACCACCCACCGGGCGGCAATCGACGAGACCGTCGCGTGGTACCGGAGCCGAGACGTCACCGCGACCGTCTAA
- a CDS encoding DUF2103 domain-containing protein, with protein sequence MNCRRCESPLERPGDYCLTCDTANCDTVVVSVARERATLTMLADEDVVGEFTVTTVPEDDDERGVVELRNFAGLVADEIHRKRPDEVFVAGEHAVIREIRAQAHHDVFRVRDESDPVGSVVARRGERTLEVVKTAPAEKLGGSHTTLIGGREGRKAIGVVAEHPHVKKVVPGPIDAGGMSSRKGLRAKVTRADGNGNVRLLLRDGSSVQENRVVTTAMDRETGERVREDLNEALRESGLQDRD encoded by the coding sequence ATGAACTGTCGGCGGTGTGAGTCCCCGCTCGAACGCCCGGGCGACTACTGTCTCACCTGTGACACCGCCAACTGCGACACGGTCGTCGTCAGCGTCGCCCGCGAGCGCGCCACGCTGACGATGCTCGCCGACGAGGACGTCGTCGGCGAGTTCACCGTCACGACGGTCCCCGAGGACGACGACGAGCGCGGCGTGGTCGAACTCCGGAACTTCGCCGGACTCGTCGCCGACGAGATCCACCGCAAGCGCCCCGACGAGGTGTTCGTCGCGGGCGAACACGCCGTGATCCGCGAGATCCGCGCGCAGGCCCACCACGACGTCTTCCGGGTGCGCGACGAGTCCGATCCCGTCGGCTCGGTCGTCGCCCGACGGGGCGAGCGGACGCTCGAAGTGGTCAAGACCGCACCCGCCGAGAAGCTCGGCGGGAGCCACACGACGCTCATCGGGGGCCGCGAGGGACGGAAAGCGATCGGCGTCGTCGCCGAGCACCCCCACGTGAAGAAGGTCGTTCCCGGCCCGATCGACGCCGGGGGGATGAGTTCGCGCAAGGGGTTGCGGGCGAAGGTCACGCGCGCGGACGGCAACGGCAACGTCCGACTGCTCCTGCGTGACGGCTCCAGCGTCCAGGAGAACAGGGTGGTGACGACGGCGATGGATCGCGAGACCGGCGAACGAGTCCGGGAGGACCTCAACGAGGCGCTCAGGGAAAGCGGGCTCCAGGACCGGGATTAG
- a CDS encoding pyridoxal phosphate-dependent aminotransferase, with the protein MPTPTARVRDCERSSIRVMFDLAQATDRDLVRLEVGEPDFDTPDHVIDAAATAAREGKTHYTSNAGIPELRRAIAATLGREHSVRVDADGVLVTTGGMEALHLAVLSVVGPEEELLIPSPGWPNYWTQARLADGRGREVPMSPETGFDLDADRVIEAMGPATAGVVLCRPSNPTGRVYDADAVRAVAEAAADHDAYVIADEVYLGLTYDGDARGVAALVDDADHVLTVGSCSKRHAMTGWRLGWLAGTAPVVDEATKIRESTTACASSVAQHAALAALTGPQEPAHEMYEAFEQRRDYVVERVAETDGIDCPRPEGAFYAFLDLDLPGTSLDVAKRLLTEYGVVLAPGGGFGDAGEGWLRLSFANSLDRLETGFDRIERALADA; encoded by the coding sequence ATGCCAACGCCCACCGCCCGCGTCCGCGACTGCGAACGCTCCTCCATCCGGGTGATGTTCGACCTCGCCCAGGCCACCGATCGGGACCTCGTCCGCCTCGAAGTGGGCGAACCGGACTTCGACACCCCCGACCATGTGATCGACGCGGCGGCGACGGCCGCGCGCGAGGGGAAGACACACTACACCTCGAACGCGGGGATTCCCGAACTGCGCCGTGCGATCGCGGCGACGCTCGGTCGGGAGCACTCGGTCCGGGTCGACGCCGACGGCGTCCTCGTGACCACCGGCGGCATGGAGGCGCTCCACCTCGCCGTCCTCTCGGTCGTGGGCCCCGAGGAGGAGCTCCTGATCCCGTCTCCGGGGTGGCCGAACTACTGGACGCAGGCCCGACTGGCCGACGGGCGCGGGAGGGAAGTGCCGATGTCGCCCGAGACCGGGTTCGACCTCGACGCCGATCGGGTGATCGAGGCGATGGGGCCGGCGACCGCGGGCGTCGTCCTCTGTCGCCCCTCGAACCCCACCGGCCGCGTCTACGACGCCGACGCGGTACGCGCCGTCGCCGAGGCCGCCGCCGACCACGACGCCTACGTCATCGCCGACGAGGTGTATCTCGGGCTCACGTACGACGGTGACGCCCGGGGCGTCGCGGCGCTCGTCGACGACGCCGACCACGTCCTCACGGTCGGCTCCTGCTCGAAGCGCCACGCGATGACCGGCTGGCGGCTCGGCTGGCTCGCCGGCACTGCACCGGTCGTCGACGAGGCGACGAAGATCCGGGAGTCGACGACGGCCTGCGCCTCCAGCGTCGCCCAGCACGCCGCGCTCGCCGCCCTCACGGGGCCCCAGGAGCCGGCTCACGAGATGTACGAGGCGTTCGAGCAGCGCCGCGACTACGTGGTCGAGCGGGTGGCCGAAACCGATGGAATCGACTGCCCGCGCCCCGAGGGAGCGTTTTACGCGTTCCTCGACCTCGACCTGCCCGGGACGAGCCTCGACGTCGCGAAGCGCCTCCTGACGGAGTACGGCGTCGTCCTCGCGCCTGGCGGCGGCTTCGGCGACGCGGGCGAGGGGTGGCTCCGGCTGAGCTTCGCGAACAGCCTCGACCGCCTTGAGACGGGGTTCGACCGGATCGAGCGGGCGCTCGCCGACGCCTGA
- a CDS encoding SDR family NAD(P)-dependent oxidoreductase has protein sequence MPTALVTGSSRGIGRAIAVRLARDGYDVAVNYHTSEAAAEAVAETVRDHGRRATVVGADVSDPDAAARLVEATAETLGGVDHVVNNAGIDQHVFTDDLSPADFDHVMDVNVNGAFNVTKAALSSLRESDDDPSVTNVSSILAYTGAPVECHYASSKGALLSLTKSHAADFAPDVRVNAVAPGHVETDMTADRSDEEKREERAGIPLGRFGRPAEIADAVAYLRDATFVTGETLNVNGGELMR, from the coding sequence ATGCCGACAGCGCTCGTCACCGGGTCGTCACGGGGGATCGGCCGGGCCATCGCCGTCCGTCTCGCACGGGACGGTTACGACGTGGCCGTGAACTACCACACCAGCGAGGCCGCCGCCGAAGCGGTCGCAGAGACCGTCCGCGACCACGGCCGGCGGGCGACGGTCGTCGGTGCGGACGTGAGCGACCCCGACGCGGCGGCGCGGCTCGTCGAGGCGACCGCGGAGACGCTCGGGGGCGTCGACCACGTCGTCAACAACGCCGGCATCGACCAGCACGTCTTCACCGACGACCTGTCGCCGGCGGACTTCGACCACGTGATGGACGTGAACGTCAACGGCGCGTTCAACGTGACCAAGGCGGCGCTGTCGTCTCTCCGGGAGTCCGACGACGACCCGTCGGTCACCAACGTCTCCTCGATCCTGGCGTACACCGGCGCACCCGTCGAGTGTCACTACGCCTCCTCGAAGGGGGCGCTGTTGTCGCTGACGAAGAGCCACGCGGCGGACTTCGCGCCCGACGTCCGAGTCAACGCCGTCGCGCCCGGTCACGTCGAGACGGACATGACCGCGGACCGCAGCGACGAGGAGAAACGGGAGGAGCGGGCTGGGATCCCGCTCGGCCGGTTCGGACGGCCGGCGGAGATCGCCGACGCCGTCGCGTACCTGCGTGATGCGACGTTCGTGACGGGAGAGACCCTGAACGTCAACGGCGGCGAACTGATGCGCTGA